One genomic segment of Chitinophaga sancti includes these proteins:
- a CDS encoding TonB-dependent receptor: MIKRLLLQWSVALLFLQLIGSPTTYGQSTLTVSGTVRSGNEVLIGVSVYQKNNINIATKTDENGHFKLTVPDNATLIFSFIGYHRQEVNVNARPILNINLVTEDKALGEVVVVGYGKQKAPTVTGAISTVGGKELVSTPVSNITNMLVGRASGISAVQSSGEPGQNAATIHIRGIATLNGQDPLIVIDGIQQPAEQPYVVLNAMDANEIEGISILKDASATAVYGIRGANGVIIVTTKRGKLNKPTFGFTANGGFTNATSLLPILNSYQYALFRNEGVRNAEAAGNSSFDNLLFTDNELWKFKNNRDYTTDEINSLEIGSSDRQALANSPALYYTSHNYFKEIFGGKGQQQQYNMNISGGVEKVRYFASLGYYHQQGILNDYNYGGANTNSNFKRYNFRSNFDIDVFKNFQISVNLAGQSTVGHVPSGGYSSSDQGDRYQLIIQKIFESSPFVGPNFVNGKLVNGFIGTSGDGINPLVDKGGSGVSPISDFLSAGTLNQYITTLTSTVNLKHQMDYITPGLNLNGKIAYDDSYTKGFYETTSIPLYKAMRDPNNPNNIVLAGGQLNPDYTSDNWGNGAWRKVYLEASIDYAHSFGNHNVSALFLGNAQKYTAHDLAYNTPSGLMGLVGRVTYNFSERYLLEFNMGLNGTENFAPKRRFGYFPAVSAGWVVTKEPFYPKNDVLTWLKLRGSYGEVGSDRLGTRRYLYLPNGWSSSSSGYYFGNSNGSSANPYFSGASETTLGNPDVTWERAKKLNLAADLRLWKDKITLSATLFREKRNNILVNLQTIPATYGVSSSIVPPANIGRVSNQGYEIELGYNDNIGKLSYFLRGNFSYARNKIEYMAEPSYQYPWMNETGYSIGQYKGYVWDGFFNTTEELNNRPYNTNGNQARLGNIRYKDINGDGIIDTKDQVPIGYSNLPRIAYNLTIGFSYKGFDISALFIGTAQGSFPQSGYVLSTPFAKNVGAVFQPYYDGHWTQEKYEKGEKITYPSFSFSGSGPNNLFSDFWLKSNNFKRLKNLEIGYSIQDRALLTRAHIRSIRFYANGNNLITWSKEVMKGIDPELADDGKNSMGYMYPLTRTFNFGTNIQF; encoded by the coding sequence ATGATAAAACGACTACTCTTACAATGGTCGGTAGCCCTCCTATTTCTTCAACTAATAGGATCACCCACCACCTACGGGCAAAGCACCCTTACTGTAAGCGGTACGGTACGCTCCGGCAATGAAGTGCTCATCGGCGTGAGCGTCTACCAAAAGAACAATATCAACATCGCTACCAAAACAGACGAAAACGGTCACTTCAAACTTACTGTACCAGACAATGCTACCCTGATCTTCTCCTTCATCGGTTACCACCGGCAGGAAGTGAATGTCAACGCACGTCCTATTCTCAACATCAACCTCGTCACGGAAGATAAAGCACTGGGCGAAGTGGTGGTTGTAGGCTACGGCAAACAAAAAGCGCCTACCGTGACAGGGGCTATTTCTACTGTTGGCGGCAAAGAGCTCGTCTCTACCCCCGTGTCCAACATCACCAATATGCTTGTGGGCCGTGCCTCCGGTATCAGTGCCGTACAGTCCAGCGGTGAACCCGGGCAGAATGCTGCAACCATCCACATTCGTGGTATTGCAACTTTAAACGGTCAGGATCCGCTCATCGTAATCGATGGTATACAGCAACCGGCAGAGCAACCTTACGTGGTGCTCAATGCCATGGATGCGAACGAAATCGAAGGCATCTCTATCCTGAAAGATGCTTCTGCTACCGCTGTATATGGTATCCGGGGTGCGAACGGTGTTATCATCGTCACCACCAAAAGAGGGAAACTCAATAAACCTACCTTCGGTTTCACCGCCAATGGAGGTTTTACAAACGCGACCTCCCTCCTGCCCATTCTCAATTCCTACCAATATGCCCTCTTCCGCAATGAAGGTGTCCGCAACGCGGAAGCCGCCGGCAACAGCAGCTTCGATAACCTGCTCTTCACCGACAATGAATTGTGGAAATTCAAAAATAACAGGGATTATACGACGGACGAAATCAACAGCCTTGAAATAGGGAGCAGCGACAGACAGGCACTGGCCAACAGCCCCGCCCTGTACTACACTTCCCATAACTATTTCAAGGAAATCTTCGGAGGTAAGGGCCAGCAACAACAATACAACATGAATATATCCGGCGGGGTTGAAAAAGTAAGGTACTTTGCTTCGCTGGGTTACTATCACCAGCAAGGTATTCTCAACGACTACAACTACGGTGGTGCTAATACGAATTCGAACTTCAAACGTTATAACTTCCGATCCAACTTCGACATCGACGTATTCAAAAACTTCCAGATCAGTGTGAACCTGGCAGGGCAATCAACCGTTGGACATGTGCCTTCCGGCGGCTATAGCTCTTCGGACCAGGGCGATCGCTACCAGCTCATCATCCAGAAGATCTTTGAAAGTAGTCCGTTCGTAGGGCCCAACTTCGTTAATGGTAAACTGGTGAATGGGTTTATCGGCACCTCCGGCGATGGCATCAATCCCCTTGTAGATAAAGGTGGCAGTGGTGTTTCGCCCATCAGTGACTTCCTCAGTGCCGGTACGCTGAACCAGTATATCACTACCCTCACCAGTACTGTGAACCTGAAGCACCAGATGGACTACATCACCCCGGGACTGAATCTGAATGGAAAGATCGCCTACGATGACAGTTATACGAAAGGCTTCTACGAAACTACCAGTATTCCGCTTTACAAAGCCATGCGCGATCCCAACAATCCTAACAACATTGTGCTTGCCGGTGGTCAGTTAAACCCTGACTACACCTCCGACAACTGGGGTAATGGTGCCTGGCGCAAAGTATACCTGGAAGCTTCTATCGACTACGCCCACAGCTTTGGCAACCACAACGTGTCCGCGTTATTCCTTGGCAATGCCCAGAAGTACACGGCACACGACCTGGCATATAACACCCCCTCCGGTTTAATGGGTCTGGTAGGCCGTGTTACATACAATTTTAGTGAACGCTACCTGCTGGAATTCAACATGGGCCTGAATGGTACTGAAAACTTCGCACCTAAGCGCCGCTTTGGTTATTTCCCCGCTGTATCTGCAGGTTGGGTCGTAACAAAAGAACCATTCTATCCTAAGAACGATGTGCTTACCTGGCTCAAACTTCGCGGCTCCTATGGAGAAGTGGGTAGCGACAGGCTGGGAACTCGCCGCTATCTCTACCTGCCCAATGGCTGGTCATCCAGTTCAAGCGGTTACTATTTTGGCAATAGCAATGGCAGCAGTGCAAACCCTTATTTCTCCGGCGCCAGCGAAACCACTTTGGGTAATCCTGATGTGACCTGGGAACGTGCAAAGAAACTAAACCTTGCCGCTGACCTACGTTTGTGGAAGGATAAGATCACCCTCTCTGCTACCCTCTTCAGGGAAAAAAGGAATAACATCCTCGTGAACCTGCAAACCATACCGGCTACCTATGGGGTGTCTTCTTCTATTGTACCTCCTGCGAATATTGGCCGCGTCAGCAACCAGGGTTATGAGATAGAGCTAGGGTACAATGATAATATTGGTAAACTCAGTTATTTCCTCCGTGGCAATTTCTCCTATGCGCGCAATAAGATTGAATACATGGCAGAACCGTCTTACCAGTACCCATGGATGAACGAGACTGGCTACAGCATTGGGCAGTACAAAGGTTATGTATGGGATGGTTTCTTCAACACGACCGAAGAACTGAATAACCGCCCGTATAATACGAACGGCAACCAGGCAAGACTGGGCAATATCCGTTACAAGGATATCAACGGCGATGGCATCATTGATACCAAAGACCAGGTGCCTATCGGTTACTCCAACCTGCCACGCATAGCCTACAACCTGACTATCGGTTTCTCTTATAAAGGTTTTGATATCTCTGCACTGTTTATCGGTACAGCACAGGGTTCTTTCCCACAATCCGGCTATGTGCTGAGTACCCCGTTTGCCAAGAACGTTGGCGCTGTATTCCAGCCTTACTACGATGGTCACTGGACACAGGAAAAGTATGAGAAAGGTGAAAAGATCACCTATCCCTCCTTCTCTTTCAGTGGTTCCGGACCCAATAACCTGTTCAGCGACTTCTGGCTCAAGTCTAATAACTTCAAGCGTCTTAAGAACCTTGAAATAGGTTACAGCATCCAGGACAGGGCATTACTCACGCGTGCGCATATTCGCAGTATCCGTTTCTATGCCAATGGTAATAACCTCATTACCTGGAGCAAAGAAGTGATGAAAGGCATTGACCCTGAGCTGGCGGACGATGGCAAGAACAGTATGGGATATATGTACCCGCTGACCCGCACGTTCAACTTTGGTACCAATATCCAGTTCTGA
- a CDS encoding SDR family NAD(P)-dependent oxidoreductase, with the protein MSKTVLILGANSDVAKEATLLYLVKGYQVIAASRSTAAIKSFMEAKHVSNSRLTICYFDAIAFETHAAFYAALPAKPHIVVYAAGFQVVNEQALTDWEGSYRMMQVHYAGAVSIINIIVNDKGNDHLERIIGLSSLSGVRGRKSNFIYGSTKAAFTQYLAGMRQYLFARKIVVNVIVAGYIRSKMTAGLDLPASLLMEPPFIAREIVNAGNGFTIVPGIKWKLIYQVLRWMPEKLVAKLP; encoded by the coding sequence ATGTCCAAAACTGTATTGATCCTCGGCGCCAATTCTGATGTGGCGAAAGAAGCTACTTTATTATATCTCGTAAAAGGATATCAGGTGATAGCAGCATCCCGTAGTACTGCAGCGATAAAATCGTTTATGGAAGCAAAGCATGTTTCCAATAGCCGCCTGACCATCTGTTATTTTGATGCCATTGCTTTTGAAACACATGCGGCTTTCTACGCTGCATTACCTGCAAAACCCCATATCGTTGTATATGCAGCCGGTTTTCAGGTCGTGAATGAACAGGCCCTGACAGATTGGGAAGGAAGTTATCGGATGATGCAGGTACACTATGCCGGCGCTGTATCCATCATTAATATCATTGTAAATGACAAGGGAAATGATCATCTGGAACGGATCATCGGGTTATCTTCATTATCTGGTGTGCGGGGACGAAAAAGTAACTTTATTTACGGTAGTACAAAAGCGGCATTTACGCAATACCTGGCAGGGATGAGACAATATTTGTTTGCCAGAAAGATAGTGGTCAATGTAATAGTAGCAGGTTATATACGCAGTAAGATGACGGCCGGACTTGACCTCCCGGCGTCTTTATTGATGGAACCTCCGTTTATTGCGCGTGAAATTGTAAATGCCGGTAATGGGTTTACGATTGTACCGGGCATAAAATGGAAACTTATATATCAGGTATTGAGATGGATGCCTGAAAAGTTGGTGGCAAAATTGCCATAG
- a CDS encoding RNA polymerase sigma factor: protein MKNLTDAELLSLVQQENDEKAFAILVLRYNVALYKYIYARVRSEDDSKDILQEVLISCWNNRYNIQNPEKIFNYLCRAAYYSVIDWQIAHKKILARQTILLEKDEPSTFPVENQLIAGEMREKVDTEVAKMNDTMRKVFISSRWESKSIREIAQEYGLSEQTVKNTISLALKRIRLRLQTDHWLSVYILLTLCSQFLNGTAYMI, encoded by the coding sequence ATGAAGAATTTGACCGATGCGGAATTATTATCCTTAGTTCAGCAGGAGAATGATGAGAAAGCTTTTGCCATACTTGTATTACGTTACAATGTAGCGTTGTATAAGTATATCTATGCCCGCGTGCGATCGGAAGATGACTCCAAAGATATACTGCAGGAAGTACTGATCTCCTGCTGGAATAACCGGTACAACATTCAAAACCCCGAAAAAATCTTCAACTACTTGTGCCGTGCCGCCTACTATTCTGTAATAGACTGGCAGATAGCACATAAAAAAATATTAGCGCGGCAAACTATCTTATTAGAAAAAGACGAACCCAGTACTTTCCCTGTCGAGAACCAGTTGATAGCCGGCGAAATGCGGGAAAAGGTGGATACTGAAGTCGCAAAGATGAATGATACCATGCGGAAAGTTTTTATTTCCAGCCGCTGGGAATCCAAGTCTATCCGCGAAATAGCCCAGGAATACGGACTCTCAGAGCAAACCGTAAAGAATACCATATCCCTTGCCCTCAAAAGGATCCGCCTCCGTTTACAAACAGACCATTGGCTCTCCGTTTACATTCTGTTAACATTGTGTTCACAATTCCTTAACGGTACCGCTTATATGATTTAG
- a CDS encoding S8/S53 family peptidase, whose amino-acid sequence MKPIYPILCLLALSACSRKDMLPTINNSNPDTIIPKSAINDFIEQRLKEEDHFDWTMANDSMLWSALIQSDSVLSIGYNTGDKEKVLKVVREHEGALIYPFKEGKLPFLNLKVGNYATIKALRGFVRYADPIGYGAYSQANARPASSLLNFGCGSNTAQTNIDYTSILPAAKQSWNYTYHHIPEAWSQSTGANIKVMIIDTGISDAQENLGSTFNQGYSSGRSITRAVTYSGATTNDDCGHGTSMAGVLAGPRGTDGNTAGIAYNCNLLMVHAAENVVILSSNSVNGVTDAYVLGADDPDVKIISMSLGTIFSYGQIKDAIAYADSKQKLMFCAAGTSFSFFASFVGVIFPANQPQVHAVTGVKDNLTTRCDDCHVGSKVDFTIVMEKASNGLHPLSIAMSGDVPSTVGGSSVATASCSAIAALIWSKNPGYPRDSIISKMRRAGSYPVTRNSSFGWGVVNVATALSL is encoded by the coding sequence ATGAAACCCATCTACCCTATTCTGTGCCTGCTGGCACTCAGCGCCTGTTCCCGGAAGGATATGCTTCCTACTATCAACAATTCAAATCCTGACACTATAATTCCGAAATCTGCTATCAATGATTTTATTGAACAACGGCTTAAAGAGGAGGATCATTTCGACTGGACCATGGCCAATGATAGTATGTTGTGGAGTGCATTGATCCAGTCAGATAGTGTATTAAGCATAGGCTATAATACCGGCGATAAGGAGAAAGTATTAAAAGTGGTACGGGAACATGAAGGCGCGCTTATTTATCCATTCAAAGAAGGGAAATTGCCATTTCTTAATCTGAAAGTAGGTAATTATGCTACCATCAAAGCACTGCGTGGATTTGTTCGTTATGCAGATCCTATTGGCTATGGCGCTTATAGTCAGGCTAATGCAAGGCCAGCCAGTAGCCTATTAAATTTCGGCTGCGGGAGTAATACAGCCCAAACAAATATTGATTATACTTCGATACTCCCCGCAGCTAAACAATCCTGGAATTACACCTATCACCACATTCCTGAGGCATGGTCACAATCTACCGGGGCGAATATCAAGGTTATGATCATTGATACAGGTATCAGTGATGCGCAGGAAAACTTAGGCTCCACATTCAACCAGGGATACTCTTCGGGAAGAAGCATTACCCGTGCGGTGACTTATTCCGGAGCGACCACCAATGACGATTGCGGGCATGGAACCAGTATGGCGGGTGTACTGGCAGGGCCACGCGGCACAGATGGCAATACGGCAGGTATTGCCTACAATTGTAATCTGCTCATGGTACATGCGGCTGAAAATGTGGTGATCCTCTCTTCAAATTCCGTGAATGGTGTAACTGATGCTTATGTACTAGGTGCAGATGATCCGGATGTAAAGATCATCAGTATGAGTTTGGGTACTATTTTTAGCTATGGCCAGATCAAAGATGCGATTGCCTATGCTGATAGCAAACAAAAATTGATGTTCTGTGCAGCAGGTACTTCTTTTTCATTCTTTGCAAGTTTTGTGGGCGTGATCTTCCCGGCTAATCAGCCACAGGTACATGCAGTAACGGGGGTAAAAGATAACCTGACCACACGTTGTGATGACTGTCATGTAGGGAGCAAAGTAGATTTTACAATAGTGATGGAAAAAGCCAGTAACGGTTTGCATCCATTGAGTATTGCGATGAGCGGCGATGTACCTTCCACAGTAGGCGGGTCATCAGTAGCGACGGCCAGCTGTTCGGCCATCGCAGCATTGATATGGAGTAAAAACCCGGGGTATCCAAGGGATAGCATTATCAGCAAGATGCGGAGAGCAGGCTCCTACCCTGTGACCCGCAATAGTTCTTTTGGCTGGGGTGTGGTAAATGTGGCTACGGCCTTATCGCTTTAG
- a CDS encoding GTP-binding protein, translated as MTDRLPVTVLSGFLGAGKTSLLNHILHNKEGLKVAVIVNDMSEVNIDAQLVKNENTLNRTEEKLVEMSNGCICCTLREDLLIEVEKLANEKRFDYLLIESSGISEPLPVAQTFTYGTLDELSRLDTLVTVVDSFNFLQDYGSTRIHEERTVVNLLTDQLEFANVIILNKTDLVTPEMLGTLKAMVKKLNPGAKIITSEFGKIAPADILNTHLFDFDTTSQQAGWMEELNKEYHTPETEEYGISSFVFRSREPFHPGRFWRYLNEEWHSGIIRSKGLFWLASRQDDAINWSQAGGSLRAEKAGVWWCSMPYKDRIRYASFLDYKEEIESRWDKNFGDRYNELVIIGKDMDKDLITIELENCLCTPVEIAAMQRGQRFSDEFPL; from the coding sequence ATGACAGACCGTTTGCCTGTAACGGTACTCAGTGGTTTCCTGGGTGCCGGTAAGACTTCTTTGCTCAATCATATCCTGCATAATAAAGAAGGCCTGAAAGTGGCCGTTATTGTCAACGATATGAGTGAGGTGAACATAGATGCCCAACTCGTAAAGAATGAAAATACCCTCAACCGAACAGAAGAAAAACTCGTAGAGATGAGCAACGGCTGCATCTGCTGCACCCTGCGCGAAGACCTACTCATTGAAGTAGAAAAGCTGGCCAATGAAAAGCGGTTCGACTATTTATTAATAGAAAGTTCCGGTATCAGCGAACCTCTTCCCGTAGCGCAAACATTTACCTACGGCACGCTCGATGAATTGTCCAGACTCGATACCTTAGTTACTGTTGTGGACTCTTTCAACTTCCTCCAGGACTATGGCAGCACCCGTATTCATGAAGAGCGGACTGTGGTGAACCTGCTTACTGACCAATTGGAATTTGCGAATGTCATTATATTAAATAAAACAGACCTGGTCACACCAGAGATGTTAGGCACTTTAAAAGCCATGGTTAAAAAACTCAATCCCGGTGCAAAGATCATCACCAGCGAATTTGGAAAAATTGCCCCTGCTGACATACTGAATACTCACTTATTTGATTTCGACACCACCAGTCAACAAGCCGGCTGGATGGAAGAACTCAACAAAGAATACCACACACCGGAAACTGAAGAATACGGCATCAGCAGCTTTGTCTTCCGCAGTCGTGAACCCTTTCACCCAGGCCGCTTCTGGCGATATTTAAACGAGGAATGGCACTCCGGCATTATTCGCAGTAAAGGTCTCTTCTGGCTCGCTTCCCGGCAGGATGACGCTATTAACTGGAGTCAGGCCGGTGGTAGTCTCCGCGCTGAAAAAGCCGGTGTATGGTGGTGCAGTATGCCCTACAAAGACCGCATCCGCTACGCCAGCTTCCTCGATTACAAGGAAGAAATAGAAAGCAGGTGGGATAAAAATTTTGGAGACCGATACAATGAACTGGTTATCATAGGCAAGGATATGGACAAGGATCTAATTACCATAGAACTTGAAAACTGTTTATGCACACCTGTGGAAATCGCAGCAATGCAAAGAGGACAAAGGTTTTCAGATGAGTTTCCCTTGTAG
- a CDS encoding LytTR family transcriptional regulator DNA-binding domain-containing protein, producing the protein MVRLAPDPRYLWRAYLSLIRYQLYDQQLTVPVRQELNYLESFISLQKLRASEKLSLSVYIEKIDFLDLKGECENAIELNSLLKQQQVDVLFLDIEMPYMTGIELLKNLTRPPKVVFTTAYEKYAVHGYELEVLDYLLKPISFERFLKTANKIYDHFQTQPSTSDYLFVKVDSKLEKISVNDILFVEAMENYVAIHVPDRKIITHLTLKMLQEHLPATSFVQPHKSYLVAIGKINSIEGNTLYVGAFQITVSKYQKEETLQRILHNRFLKR; encoded by the coding sequence ATGGTTAGACTGGCTCCGGATCCTCGCTATCTTTGGCGTGCTTATCTTTCATTAATAAGATATCAATTGTATGACCAGCAACTAACGGTACCTGTCAGACAGGAATTGAATTACCTGGAGAGTTTTATCAGCCTGCAAAAATTACGTGCCTCTGAAAAGCTATCATTGAGTGTGTATATTGAGAAGATAGATTTTCTTGATCTGAAAGGCGAGTGTGAAAATGCCATAGAATTGAACTCGTTGCTAAAACAACAACAGGTAGATGTTTTATTCCTGGATATTGAGATGCCTTATATGACAGGTATTGAATTATTAAAAAACCTAACTCGTCCGCCAAAGGTTGTATTCACAACTGCATACGAAAAATACGCTGTGCACGGGTATGAACTGGAAGTACTGGATTATTTACTAAAACCTATTTCTTTTGAACGCTTTCTCAAAACCGCCAATAAGATCTATGATCATTTCCAAACCCAACCATCCACAAGCGATTACTTGTTTGTAAAAGTAGATAGCAAGCTGGAAAAGATCAGCGTGAATGACATTCTCTTTGTCGAAGCCATGGAGAATTATGTTGCTATTCACGTACCTGACAGAAAGATCATTACGCACCTTACATTAAAGATGTTGCAGGAGCACCTGCCCGCAACATCCTTTGTACAACCACACAAGTCTTACCTGGTGGCCATCGGCAAGATCAATAGTATTGAAGGCAATACGCTGTATGTAGGTGCTTTTCAGATCACTGTTTCAAAATATCAGAAGGAAGAAACACTACAACGCATTTTACATAACCGTTTCCTAAAGCGATAA